TCGTTCCGTTCGGTTACGTGAACAGTTTACAGTTAGATCCAATAGAGAAGAAACCTTTCTTTCACGCACTCCCCGGTTCTTCTGCATTAAGTTTCGGGATGGTTGGTTGCGATTATCATTGCAGCTTTTGCCAAAATTGGCTGACCTCACAAACACTTCGTGATCCACATTCTACAGCACGTATCGAAGAAATGTCTCCAGAAGATATTGTGATGTTGGCACATACAAATAAAGCAAAAGTTATTACAAGCACTTACAACGAGCCGCTGATTACTGTCGAGTGGGCGGTCGAAATTTTTAAGATTGCAAAACGCTATGGACTCGTAACCTCATTCGTGTCGAATGGAAATGGAACTCCTGAAGTTTTAGATTATCTCAAGCCACACCTAGATTTGTTTAAAATTGATTTAAAAGGATTCAACGATAAGCGTTACCGCGAGTTAGGCGGAGTGTTGCAGCACGTTCTCGATACAATTAAATCAGCATTGGAGAAAAATTTTTGGGTCGAAGTTGTAACTTTAATAGTCCCCGGTTTTAATGATACTGATGACGAGCTAAAACAGATTGCTCAGTTTTTAGTCTCAGTTTCACCCGATATTCCTTGGCACGTAACAGCATTTCATCCAGATTATAAGATGACAGACCGTTCGAGCACACCGGCAAAGACGCTTCAACGCGCATCGGAGATTGGAAAAACAGCGGGACTTAATTTTGTTTATGCGGGTAACTTACCCGGTAGAGTAGGGGGAGGTGAAAATACATACTGTCCTACCTGCAATCAACTATTAATTGAGCGGATGGGTTTTCGGGTGCTGCAAAATAATTTAGCGGATGGTTTTTGTGGGAAATGCAAGACGAGAATACCGGGATATTGGAAAATGAAGTAAGTAACAAACTTACTATTTCTGATACTGCTCAAACTGGGTATTGAAAAATTGTATGATTGAATCAATGGAAAAATGGAAAAATGGTTCATTGATACAATTGAGCCAATTTCTTGAAATCGGGAGGTAGGCTCTTTTGTTTTTTACCTTATTTCTGATTAACTTTAGCCAAATTTTTAACTAAACGAGTATAATTTATGTGCGGTATTGTAGGATATATTGGCTTTAGAGACGCTATCCCCATTTTAATGGAAGGATTGAAACGCTTAGAATATCGTGGATACGATTCGGCGGGGATTGCTACCATTTTCGATAACGGTGTACAAATTTATAAAAAAGCCGGAAAAGTTGCAGAGCTATCGAAGTACATAGAAGCAAACGGCATTTCTTCGCAAATGGGAATCGGGCATACACGCTGGGCCACACACGGCGAACCAAACAACGTCAATGCCCATCCACACACCGATTGCACCGAAACTATTTCGGTTATTCACAACGGCATTATCGAAAATTTTTCTACACTCAAAAAGAAACTTGAGCAGGAAGGGCACATCTTCAAAACTGAAACCGACACCGAGTCGCTCTCACATCTGATCGAAGAAATGCTCAAACATACGAACGATTTATTCACCGCAGTCCGGCTCGCACTTAACGAAGTAGAAGGCACTTACGGTATTGCAGTGATCTCGAAGAACGAACCAGATAAAATAATCGCTGCACGCAAAGGAAGTCCTATCGTAATAGGAATCGGTGAGAACGAAAATTTTATTGCATCTGATGCAGCCGCATTAATCAGCCACACGCGGCAGGTAGTTTATTTGGAAGATGGCGAAATCGCCTGTATTACAAAAGATGGTTTTTATACTAAAACAATATTTGATGAAGCAATTAAAAAACAGGTTGAAGAAATAACTTTCGATCTTGAGCAAATTGAAAAAGGTGGTTTCGATCATTTTATGCTCAAGGAAATTAACGAGCAGCCCGAAACTTTACGCAACTCAATACGCGGAAGAATTTTGAGCGACGAAGGTACTTCAAAATTAGGCGGGCTTAGCGAAATTACCGATGTCTTAATGAATGCACGACGATTTATTATTACGGCATGTGGAACCTCGTGGCATGCGGCTTTAGTCGGTAAGTATATGTTGGAACAATACGCTAAAATTCCGGTTGATGTTGAGTATGCCTCGGAGTTTAGGTACCGCGACCCTGTTATTTATAAAGATGATGTAGTTTTTTTAATAAGCCAAAGTGGTGAAACGGCAGATACACTTGCCGCTTTGAAAAAAGCAAAGTCAGCCGGGGCTCACGTTCTAGGAATCGTGAACGTAGTCGGCTCAACCATCGCACGCGAAAGTGATGCGGGAATTTATATTCACGCTGGTCCTGAAATCGGTGTGGCGTCAACAAAAGCATTTACATCGCAGCTTGCGGTTCTCTCGCTAATAACGTTGATGATGTCTCGCAAACGCGGCGGGATGTCGCAAGCCGACGGCCGGCAAGTCGTCCGCGAACTTCTGAAACTGCCCGAAAAGGTGGATAAAATATTAAAAGATATTCATCAAATTCAACAAATTGCCGATACATTTTATTTGCACGGAAACTTTTTGTATTTAGGGAGAGGTTATAATTTTCCGGTTGCATTAGAAGGAGCTCTTAAATTAAAAGAAATTTCCTATATCCACGCTGAAGGTTATCCAGCAGCAGAGATGAAGCACGGACCTATTGCTTTGATAGATAACGAAATGCCTGTTGTTGTAATTGCAACAAAGGACAGCACTTACGAAAAAATATTGAGCAACATACAAGAAGTTCGCACACGAAAAGGACGGATTATTGCAATCGCAAACGAGGACGACGACAATATTCATAAATTGGCTGAACACGTAATTCGTATTCCGCATACTTTAGATTTCTTGATGCCGATACTTTCAATAATTCCACTTCAACTGCTTTCATATTACATTGCAGTAAAACGAGGGTGCGACGTTGACCAGCCGCGCAATTTAGCAAAGAGCGTTACGGTCGAGTAATTACATCTGAAAAAATATTTTTTAAAAATAAATTCGAATAACAATAATGGAAAATTATGCAAAAGATTAAAGTACTAATTATGGGGGCTGCGGGACGCGATTTTCACAATTTTAATACTGTATTTCGTGATAACGAATTATACAATGTAGTCGCATTCACTGCTACTCAAATTCCGAATATCGATGGAAGAAAATATCCCGCTGAACTCGCCGGCAAACTTTACCCGAATGGAATTCCTATCCACCCAGAATCTGAATTAGTCGATCTCATCAAAAAACATAGTATCGATCAAGTCGTTTTCTCATACTCGGATGTTAATTTTAATTATGTTATGGAACGGGCTTCGATATCAATGGCATCGGGCGCCGATTTTATGGTGCTTGGAACACGCCGTACTATGATAAAAAGTAAACTACCCGTTATCGCAGTTGTTGCAGTTCGAACCGGTGCCGGTAAAAGCCAGACTTCCCGCAAAGTTTGTAAACTTTTACGTGAAATGGGCAAACGGGTTGTGGCAATCCGCCATCCGATGCCATACGGCGATTTGGTGAAACAAAAAGTTCAGAGATATGCAACACTCGAAGATATGAAGCGACACAACTGCACAATCGAAGAGATGGAAGAATATGAACCTCACATCGCTAGCGGAACAATTATTTATGCAGGCGTTGATTACGAAGCAATTATACGTGAAGCTGAAAAAGAAGCCGATGTTATTGTATGGGACGGCGGTAACAACGATATGTCGTTCTATAAAACTGATTTGACAATTACAGTTACCGATCCGCATCGACCTGGTCATGAGTTATCATATTATCCAGGCGAAACAAATTTACGTCTTGCCGATGTAGTCGTAATCAACAAAGTGGAGACTGCACTACCTGAAAATATCACAATCGTTCGTGATAATATTCGCCGCATCAATCCCGATGCAACTGTAGTTGAAGCTGCATCACCAATCACAGTCGACGACGAAAATGTAATTTTAAATAAGAGAGTTTTAGTAATCGAAGACGGTCCGACACTTACTCACGGCGAAATGTCGTACGGCGCCGGTGTGCTTGCTGCTAAAAAATTCGGAGCAGCCGAAATCATTGACCCGCGTCCTTATGCACAAGCCTCAATAGCTGATACTTTCAAAAAATATCCCAAAACAGGAACTCTATTACCTGCAATGGGTTACGGCGACGAACAGTTAAAAGATTTAGAAGAAACTATCAAAAGAACTCCTTGCGATTCTGTTATCATCGGAACTCCTATCGACTTGCGGAGAGTAATAAAAATTGATAAACCATCGACACGTGTTCGTTACGAGTTAGATGAAATTACACAACCCGATTTAAAAGAATTATTAACAAATTTATTGAAAAAATTTTAAAAGGATTTTAAATGGCAATGAAGAATAAATTTTCAGGAAGAGATTATATTTCAGTATTTGATTTTTCGACCGACGAAATTTGGAAGATATTTAAGCTTGCAAAAACTATGAAGGCTAATCCGAAAAAATATCGGAAATCGTGCGAAGGAAAAATCATGGCGTTGATTTTCGAAAAACCCTCGCTACGCACACGTGTAACTTTCGATGCGGGCATTAAACAATTAGGGGGCGATTCGATTTATCTTTCTCCTTTAGAAATAAATTTAGGTAAACGCGAATCGGTTTACGATGTAGCGAAAAATTTGGAACGAATGGTTGATGGAATTATGATTCGCACATTCGGTCATGATATTGCAACAGGGCTTGCCGAGAATGCCAACATTCCAATCATCAACGGGTTAACAGACCTCGAACATCCCTGCCAGGCGATGGCTGATTTTTTTACTGTGTGGGAATTCAATAAAAAATTAGAAAAAGTAAAATTAACTTACGTTGGCGATGGTAACAACGTTGCACATTCGCTTATGCTTGCCGCTGCACGTATCGGGCTATCAATATCGGTTGCAACTCCTAAAGGTTATGAACCGAGCCAACAAATTTTTGAAATGGCTCTTAAAGGCGCTAAGAAAACGGGAGCAAAAATTCAGGTTACAAACGATCCTTTCGAAGCAGTTAAAAATGCAGACGTAGTTTATACTGATGTGTGGGCAAGTATGGGACAAGAAAAAGAAGCCGAAGAGAGAAGGAAAATATTCTTACCATATCAGGTTAATGCTGAACTGATGAAACATGCGAAGAAGAGCGCACTCTTCTTGCATTGTTTACCTGCTCATCGCGGCGACGAAGTAACCGACGAAGTAATCGACAGCAAGAACTCGGTTGTATTCCAGGAAGCTGAAAACCGCTTACATGTTCAAAAAGCAATTATGCATGAATTGTTGAGGGATTAATGAAGAAAGTTGCTGTAATTGCTATTGGTGGTAACTCGCTTATTCGCGCAGGTCAACGCGGCACTATCGAAGAACAGTTCGAGAATGTAATTAAAACTGCAGAACAAATTGTGAAACTGTTCCAAGCGGGATACGATGTGATTATAACTCACGGAAATGGTCCACAAGTTGGCGCTCAGTTGTTGCGTTCGGAACTCGCAAGCTCGCAAGTTTACACACAACCGTTAGATGTGTGTGTTGCCGATACACAAGGTTCAATGGGTTATATGATGCAACTCGGAGTTCAAAACGAGTTAGCACATTATAATATTAATATTAGTGTGGCTACTATCGTAACACAAGTTGTAGTTGATAAAAACGACAAAGGTTTTGCAAATCCAAACAAACCAATCGGTCCCTTTTATTCGAAGGAAGAAGCCGATCGCAAAATAAATGAACTTGGGTGGAGAATGGTTGAAGATGCAGCCCGCGGTTACCGCCGCGTAGTTCCTTCACCACAACCGTTGGAAATTGTAGAATTAGAATTCATAAAGTCCTGTATAGAAAAAGATTTGATTGTGATTTCTTGCGGCGGAGGAGGAATTCCGGTGATACGCGAAAATTCCAAACTGAAAGGTGTTGAAGCTGTAATCGATAAAGACCGTGCTTCAAGTTTGTTAGCTTCTAAACTAAATGCCGATGTCTTCATCATTTCAACCGATGCTGAATATGTGTGTTTGAATTATAAAAAGTCCAATCAGATAAATTTAGAGAAAGTTACACTCGCAGAAATAAAGAAGTATTACAACGAGGGTCATTTCCCGCCGGGTAATATGGGACCGAAAATTGAAGCGGCAATGAGTTTTCTCGAAAACGGCGGTAGTGAAGTTGTAATTACATCGCCTGAAAAAATTGTAGATGCTGTTCAAGGTAAAACCGGAACTCGTTTAGTTCCATAATGGAGAAAATAGAATATGAAACCAAAACATATTATTGAATCGCAGCAGTTTAGCGTTCCGTTTATAACTGAATTATTTGCATCGGCACAGCGGATGGAAAAAATTGCGGCAAAAGGGGGGACGCAGGATTATAATAATAAAATAATGGCATCCCTTTTTTACGAACCTTCAACAAGGACTCGATTTTCGTTTGAGACAGCGATGCATCGTTTGGGCGGCAGAATTCTTTCTACCGAGAACGCTCAGGAATTTTCCTCAGCTATTCGCGGCGAAAGTTTGGAGGATACTATCAAAGTTATCAGCCATTTTGTTGATGCAATAGTTTTACGCCACAACGAAATCGGAGGGGCAAAACGTGGAGCCGAAGTCTCGTCCGTCCCGGTTATCAACGCAGGCGATGGTAAAGGTGGTCAGCATCCAACTCAAGCTCTAACAGATTTATTCACTATATACGAAGAAATTAAAACTATTGAGGGATTAAATATTGCATTAGTCGGCGACCTTGCACAAGGAAGAACTGTTCGATCGTTAGCCTATTTACTCAGCAAGTATGAGAGAGTAAAAATATTTTTTGTAGCTCCCGAAAAACTTCAGATACATGAAGATATTTGTAAACATCTCGACGAAAACGATATTTGGTTTACGAAAGAAAACGACCTGCGGAAAATTATCGGGGAAGTTGATGTTGTTTATCAAACACGCATCGAAAAAGAAAATCTAAAAGTAACCGAGGCTGAATATGGAAAAATAATGGAATCGTTTTATATAGATTCGAAAATGATGCAAAAACTAAAACAGAGTGCAATAGTTATGCATCCGCTTCCGCGTTTAAAGGAAATTTCGCCGGAAGTTGATACCGACAAACGTTCAGCATATTTTCGTCAGGCACAGAATAGTATCTACATCCGCATGGCGCTGTTAGCGAGTGTGATGGAAGGATAGTCTGCGGTTGGCAACGAGCAATTAGAAGTGCTTGTTTTTATCAATATTTTTCTTAATTTTAATGCGACATTTTATCAATTAAAGGACTCAAATTATGCGTTCTCATAAAAAACATCAACAATATTGGGCTTTAATACTCGGAGCTTCTAGCGGCTTCGGAGGAGCTACAGCAATTGAGCTTGCAAAAAATGGCTACAATATTTTTGGTGTGCATTTGGACAGGCAAGTAACGCTGCCTCAGGTAAAACACGTTATCAAAGAGATCGAAAAAGCCGGACGCGAAGCTGTCTTCTTTAATATCAATGCTGCCGATGCAATAAAACGGCAGGAAACTTTAGATGACATTCAGGAAAGATTAGCGAAAGGCGACGGTGGATTAGTAAAAGTTTTAGTTCACTCGCTTGCTTTCGGAACTCTCCGACCGTTTATAACAAAATCTCAAAACGATTCGATAACACAAGCACAAATGGAAATGACTTCGGATGTAATGGCTCACAGTCTTGTTTATTGGACGCAAGGGCTTGTAGCACGCGGATTATTAGCCGAAGGAGGTCGGATATTCGGTCTAACAAGTGCCGGTTCGAAGACTATAATTCCGAATTATGGTGCCGTATCAGCGGCGAAAGCAGCACTTGAATCGCACATCCGCCAGCTTGCTTACGAGCTTGGTCCTATGGGCGTTACAGCAAACGCATTGATGGCGGGAGTTACCGATACGCCGGCCCTCCAGAAAATTCCTGGAGCTCAAAAAATGTTAGAGGGTGCTAAATTAAAAAATCCACACGGGCGTGTTACCGTTCCTCAAGATGTTGCTCACGCAATCGCGATGCTTTGCAAAGACGAAAGTAACTGGATTTCAGGAAACGTAATTGGCGTTGATGGCGGAGAAAGTATTGTAAGTTTTTCCGGCGATAAAAGTTCACATATTATTAAGTAAAATTTTAAGGAGTCAGTTTAAGGATGTTTGAATTCAATTTTACAGAAGAGCAGTTAATGTTGCGCGATATGGTTCGCGAATTTACTAACAACGAAATAAAACCTATCGCATCAAAAATCGATCAAGAAGAACGTATCCCTCCTGAGTTGATTAAAAAAATTGCCGATCTTGGTTTGCTTGGAGCGGCTTTCCCAACTGAATATGGCGGCGGTGGTTTCGGCGAAGTGGGCTACTGTTTGATGCAAGAAGAAATCGGCAGAGGTTGTTTATCGACTGCAACATTTATTGGTGCTCATCAATCAATCGGAACAAATACTATTTATATAGGTGGCAGCGAGGAATTAAAGAAAAAATACATCCCATTACTTGCCGAAGGAAAAATGATTGGTGCCTTCGCTCTAACTGAATCGAAAGCTGGATCGGATTCGTTTAACGTCAGGACGACTGCAAAGTTAGATGGTAACGAGTGGGTTTTAAACGGCGAAAAAATGTGGATAACAAATGGCGGAATAGCAGATGTGATTTCTGTTTTTGCCCGAACTGAACGCGGCGTTACAGCATTTGCAGTTGAAACTAAAACTCCAGGCTTCCACGCACATCCTCCCGAAAAAAAGATGGGAATAAAAGGAAGTATCACAAACTCGCTTACTTTTGAAAATGTTAGAATACCAAAAGAAAATATAATTGGTCAGGAAGGACGCGGATTTTTAGTAGCAATGAAAACTTTGGATGCTGGTCGTCTCGGACTTGGCGCCGCCTGCATAGGCGCATCGAAAGAAGTTTTAGAACTTTCAACAAAGTATGCGAAAGAGAGAATACAATTCGATCAACCGATAGCAAATTTTCAAGGTGTTCAATTTATGTTAGCCGAGATGGGCACATTGATATATGCGATGGAATCAATCGTCTATCGCACAGCTGTCGATTACGATTTAGGCAAGCCTATTAGCAAGCAATCGGCGATTGTAAAACTTTTTTGTTCAGAAGCAGCCGATAAAATTATGGATTATGCAGTTCAAATACACGGCGGAATGGGTTATTCACGTGAACTTCCGATAGAAAGATTTTACCGCGACTCGCGAATAAATAGAATTTTCGAAGGAACAAGCGAAATTCAAAAAGGTATTATTGCACGAGATCTTCTTAAGAAAAACGGAGTTATGTAAAATAAATAAGGAGAAATAAAAATGTCTGTAAAAAATGGTAAACACCAGCATGCAAAAATCTCGCAACTCGATTCACTCATCGAAAAACTAAATTCTTTTTCAACCGATAATTATTGGGATTTGGGAAAATTTTTAGTTGATAAATTTTTGCCAACTGCTCTGAAGGAGGGAATATTTGGTGAGCAAGCAATGAAAATGCTCTCATCACAACCCGGTTGTAAATTCCCATACTCGATGTTAAAACAATGCCAACAGTTTTACACATATTTTCCCGATGTCGAAAAACGTCAGCTCGCCGAAATATTTTATTTCGATTTAGCTACGAAAGTTGATGACACAACAAAACGACGTGAGTATGAAAAGTTGGCTATCCAGAACAAATGGACGATATCAGATTTACGTAAGAAAATAAACGATGACGAGTTAGCTCGCCGTCAGGATGGAAAAACTAAGTATGGTTTCGATTTGAAGGAAAAAAACTTTTGGTCGTTTGATGCTGCCGATCCGCGTTTTGGAAAACCTAATTTTAAAGGTAGAATTCCCGGTCAAGTTGTTGCCAATTTACTTTTTTACTACACAAAACAGGGCGATTATTTAATCGATCCTTTTGCCGGCAGCGGAACATTTGGTGATGTTGTAGATACAGTCCCAATTTTTCAGGACAGAAAATACAAGATGTATGATATTGAGCCGACTGATAGTAGAATAATCAGAAATAATATTTTGCAAACAGGTATTCCGGAACAAACTATGAGCGTTGATTTTGTATTCATAGACCCACCGTCCGAGTTTTTTCCTCAAACCTCAGACTCATCGTTTATGATTTCGACCGCACAAGCTGAAACAATGCTGAAACTCAAAGGAGTAGTTCGTGAGACTTCCAGAATCTTGAAACAGGGCGGTCGGGTCTCTATGATTATCGAACCGACAATTGTTGGAAATGAAATGATAGATTTTCCCGGAGAGGTTTCAAACCTGTTCAAAGAATTCGGACTGAAGCAAATCGGGCAAGTTTATATGCCGCGTCGGTCTGATGCTTCGAAAGCAAATAAGTTCGGAGAAAAGGCAATGGTCTCGGAAATACGAGAAATATTAACTTTTGAAAAAATTTAATTGCCTTTTATAGCAATATTTCTTAAATTTAAGCCGTTCGGATGGACAGGTAGCTCAGTTGGTAGAGCAACGGCCTGAAAAGCCGTGTGTCGCCAGTTCAATTCTGGCCCTGTCCACTTAAAGTTCGCCAATATTTTCTAAAAGTGTTTGCAACTGCTAACAGTTCTGCTAACACTTTAGTAGAAGCAAAGAAATTTCTCACACCTAAATCCGCCACAAAACTAATCGAACACAAATTAACCGACCCCACCGAATTAACCCTATCTAAGTTCATGCCTCAATTTTTGGAATATGCACGGGCTAATTATGCTCCTACGACTGTTTTGCTCTATCAGGGAATAGTAAATTCATTCATCCGCATTATGGGTGATTATTCTATTAAAGTTTACACGATAACCGATGTAGAGGCGTTTATAGCTAAACGGTTGAAAGAAGTATCTCCCGTAAAGGTAAACATAGATTTTCGGACAATGCGTGCTTTATTTCAAACCGCTTGCCGCTGGAAGATGATTGATGAAAATCCTTTTCATAACGTTAAACAGATAAAAGTCCCTCAGGAGCGACCCACTTATATCTCGAGGGAAAATTTTAGCCAGCTTTTGAATTCGATTAATATTCCTTGGTTCAATATCGATTTAAAACGGCGTGTCATTTTTATTGAGAATACGAAAAGTTTTTGCATTAAGACTTCTAAACCAAGAATTATTCCGATGAACGACTGGGTGCATAAATTCTTATTACTACAAGGAGTTCCGGTTACATACGTCCAGAAAATACTCGGACATGCCAATGTTACAACCACATTAATCTATGCCCACCAAGCTGAAGAACATTTAAAACACGCTGTACAAAAGATCGATGCATTTATTTATAATTAGCAGATGTATATTTTATTCTGAGAGCAATAGTAGCAATTATTAATAGCTTCACTCTCGTGCATCATTACTATTGATACAGTATATTAACGGCACTTTAACGCTATAAGTGCCCTTAATATATTTGGGATAATAAAATTTGAGTCCAGTTATTCCCCTCTACTTGCTTTCTTCTCTAATATCTCATATATTCATACGATAATATTGAGTAATTAGCAAGTGATTACTTGCAAATTACCTGTAAATCTCAGAAATTTATACGGTATT
Above is a window of Bacteroidota bacterium DNA encoding:
- the amrS gene encoding AmmeMemoRadiSam system radical SAM enzyme, whose translation is MTVNLSLKEVLKSRTKVSDLCKKSDDSWVECFACGHRCKIKPGSDGICKVRFNELGNLFVPFGYVNSLQLDPIEKKPFFHALPGSSALSFGMVGCDYHCSFCQNWLTSQTLRDPHSTARIEEMSPEDIVMLAHTNKAKVITSTYNEPLITVEWAVEIFKIAKRYGLVTSFVSNGNGTPEVLDYLKPHLDLFKIDLKGFNDKRYRELGGVLQHVLDTIKSALEKNFWVEVVTLIVPGFNDTDDELKQIAQFLVSVSPDIPWHVTAFHPDYKMTDRSSTPAKTLQRASEIGKTAGLNFVYAGNLPGRVGGGENTYCPTCNQLLIERMGFRVLQNNLADGFCGKCKTRIPGYWKMK
- the glmS gene encoding glutamine--fructose-6-phosphate transaminase (isomerizing), giving the protein MCGIVGYIGFRDAIPILMEGLKRLEYRGYDSAGIATIFDNGVQIYKKAGKVAELSKYIEANGISSQMGIGHTRWATHGEPNNVNAHPHTDCTETISVIHNGIIENFSTLKKKLEQEGHIFKTETDTESLSHLIEEMLKHTNDLFTAVRLALNEVEGTYGIAVISKNEPDKIIAARKGSPIVIGIGENENFIASDAAALISHTRQVVYLEDGEIACITKDGFYTKTIFDEAIKKQVEEITFDLEQIEKGGFDHFMLKEINEQPETLRNSIRGRILSDEGTSKLGGLSEITDVLMNARRFIITACGTSWHAALVGKYMLEQYAKIPVDVEYASEFRYRDPVIYKDDVVFLISQSGETADTLAALKKAKSAGAHVLGIVNVVGSTIARESDAGIYIHAGPEIGVASTKAFTSQLAVLSLITLMMSRKRGGMSQADGRQVVRELLKLPEKVDKILKDIHQIQQIADTFYLHGNFLYLGRGYNFPVALEGALKLKEISYIHAEGYPAAEMKHGPIALIDNEMPVVVIATKDSTYEKILSNIQEVRTRKGRIIAIANEDDDNIHKLAEHVIRIPHTLDFLMPILSIIPLQLLSYYIAVKRGCDVDQPRNLAKSVTVE
- a CDS encoding cyclic 2,3-diphosphoglycerate synthase; translated protein: MQKIKVLIMGAAGRDFHNFNTVFRDNELYNVVAFTATQIPNIDGRKYPAELAGKLYPNGIPIHPESELVDLIKKHSIDQVVFSYSDVNFNYVMERASISMASGADFMVLGTRRTMIKSKLPVIAVVAVRTGAGKSQTSRKVCKLLREMGKRVVAIRHPMPYGDLVKQKVQRYATLEDMKRHNCTIEEMEEYEPHIASGTIIYAGVDYEAIIREAEKEADVIVWDGGNNDMSFYKTDLTITVTDPHRPGHELSYYPGETNLRLADVVVINKVETALPENITIVRDNIRRINPDATVVEAASPITVDDENVILNKRVLVIEDGPTLTHGEMSYGAGVLAAKKFGAAEIIDPRPYAQASIADTFKKYPKTGTLLPAMGYGDEQLKDLEETIKRTPCDSVIIGTPIDLRRVIKIDKPSTRVRYELDEITQPDLKELLTNLLKKF
- the argF gene encoding ornithine carbamoyltransferase, whose protein sequence is MKNKFSGRDYISVFDFSTDEIWKIFKLAKTMKANPKKYRKSCEGKIMALIFEKPSLRTRVTFDAGIKQLGGDSIYLSPLEINLGKRESVYDVAKNLERMVDGIMIRTFGHDIATGLAENANIPIINGLTDLEHPCQAMADFFTVWEFNKKLEKVKLTYVGDGNNVAHSLMLAAARIGLSISVATPKGYEPSQQIFEMALKGAKKTGAKIQVTNDPFEAVKNADVVYTDVWASMGQEKEAEERRKIFLPYQVNAELMKHAKKSALFLHCLPAHRGDEVTDEVIDSKNSVVFQEAENRLHVQKAIMHELLRD
- the arcC gene encoding carbamate kinase — encoded protein: MKKVAVIAIGGNSLIRAGQRGTIEEQFENVIKTAEQIVKLFQAGYDVIITHGNGPQVGAQLLRSELASSQVYTQPLDVCVADTQGSMGYMMQLGVQNELAHYNINISVATIVTQVVVDKNDKGFANPNKPIGPFYSKEEADRKINELGWRMVEDAARGYRRVVPSPQPLEIVELEFIKSCIEKDLIVISCGGGGIPVIRENSKLKGVEAVIDKDRASSLLASKLNADVFIISTDAEYVCLNYKKSNQINLEKVTLAEIKKYYNEGHFPPGNMGPKIEAAMSFLENGGSEVVITSPEKIVDAVQGKTGTRLVP
- the pyrB gene encoding aspartate carbamoyltransferase, with the protein product MKPKHIIESQQFSVPFITELFASAQRMEKIAAKGGTQDYNNKIMASLFYEPSTRTRFSFETAMHRLGGRILSTENAQEFSSAIRGESLEDTIKVISHFVDAIVLRHNEIGGAKRGAEVSSVPVINAGDGKGGQHPTQALTDLFTIYEEIKTIEGLNIALVGDLAQGRTVRSLAYLLSKYERVKIFFVAPEKLQIHEDICKHLDENDIWFTKENDLRKIIGEVDVVYQTRIEKENLKVTEAEYGKIMESFYIDSKMMQKLKQSAIVMHPLPRLKEISPEVDTDKRSAYFRQAQNSIYIRMALLASVMEG
- a CDS encoding SDR family oxidoreductase gives rise to the protein MRSHKKHQQYWALILGASSGFGGATAIELAKNGYNIFGVHLDRQVTLPQVKHVIKEIEKAGREAVFFNINAADAIKRQETLDDIQERLAKGDGGLVKVLVHSLAFGTLRPFITKSQNDSITQAQMEMTSDVMAHSLVYWTQGLVARGLLAEGGRIFGLTSAGSKTIIPNYGAVSAAKAALESHIRQLAYELGPMGVTANALMAGVTDTPALQKIPGAQKMLEGAKLKNPHGRVTVPQDVAHAIAMLCKDESNWISGNVIGVDGGESIVSFSGDKSSHIIK
- a CDS encoding acyl-CoA dehydrogenase family protein, with the protein product MFEFNFTEEQLMLRDMVREFTNNEIKPIASKIDQEERIPPELIKKIADLGLLGAAFPTEYGGGGFGEVGYCLMQEEIGRGCLSTATFIGAHQSIGTNTIYIGGSEELKKKYIPLLAEGKMIGAFALTESKAGSDSFNVRTTAKLDGNEWVLNGEKMWITNGGIADVISVFARTERGVTAFAVETKTPGFHAHPPEKKMGIKGSITNSLTFENVRIPKENIIGQEGRGFLVAMKTLDAGRLGLGAACIGASKEVLELSTKYAKERIQFDQPIANFQGVQFMLAEMGTLIYAMESIVYRTAVDYDLGKPISKQSAIVKLFCSEAADKIMDYAVQIHGGMGYSRELPIERFYRDSRINRIFEGTSEIQKGIIARDLLKKNGVM
- a CDS encoding DUF1016 N-terminal domain-containing protein; protein product: MSVKNGKHQHAKISQLDSLIEKLNSFSTDNYWDLGKFLVDKFLPTALKEGIFGEQAMKMLSSQPGCKFPYSMLKQCQQFYTYFPDVEKRQLAEIFYFDLATKVDDTTKRREYEKLAIQNKWTISDLRKKINDDELARRQDGKTKYGFDLKEKNFWSFDAADPRFGKPNFKGRIPGQVVANLLFYYTKQGDYLIDPFAGSGTFGDVVDTVPIFQDRKYKMYDIEPTDSRIIRNNILQTGIPEQTMSVDFVFIDPPSEFFPQTSDSSFMISTAQAETMLKLKGVVRETSRILKQGGRVSMIIEPTIVGNEMIDFPGEVSNLFKEFGLKQIGQVYMPRRSDASKANKFGEKAMVSEIREILTFEKI
- a CDS encoding phage integrase N-terminal SAM-like domain-containing protein, encoding MSPVQFWPCPLKVRQYFLKVFATANSSANTLVEAKKFLTPKSATKLIEHKLTDPTELTLSKFMPQFLEYARANYAPTTVLLYQGIVNSFIRIMGDYSIKVYTITDVEAFIAKRLKEVSPVKVNIDFRTMRALFQTACRWKMIDENPFHNVKQIKVPQERPTYISRENFSQLLNSINIPWFNIDLKRRVIFIENTKSFCIKTSKPRIIPMNDWVHKFLLLQGVPVTYVQKILGHANVTTTLIYAHQAEEHLKHAVQKIDAFIYN